The proteins below come from a single Bacteroidia bacterium genomic window:
- a CDS encoding replication initiation protein, which yields MAVGQELMTAPNPVARIANSFLLHARYDFTANQQLILSYLVTGVNPFSEKLYQVDVPIKNFKKLLKTDESKKWGSFGERLDSILSDVVGKKVRFPSGVTYDGFELPNEVVWIQSRKVFIDDETREPVIRFKFGEDMVPFLIGLKKYAQIHVVEVRPLSSRFAVRLFFALKAKREEERKYRNVTRVSYELEDLKDLLGIQDKYKGQFKDFNRYVVQKCVNQINEYTSIKIIEVERQKKGRAVSGLTFVVIDQKPKHNPDMSLPEAPESQLSLFDMVPEDRDLNVLTYAQCKAYNLLVEAGLYEGIAFRRIIPRIKGEALDGYEDLFVKLALDHIRDKAFEYTPAVIANWWINKESFDPGGDFSHVWASIVERVIEFRKHQQKKEPEAYRNRQLAKGMSWVEFCERTGIEDPGDLMRE from the coding sequence ATGGCAGTAGGACAGGAACTCATGACAGCCCCCAATCCCGTAGCAAGAATTGCAAATAGTTTCTTGTTGCATGCACGCTATGATTTTACCGCAAATCAACAGCTAATTCTCTCTTATTTGGTTACGGGTGTTAATCCTTTTTCGGAAAAACTTTACCAGGTTGATGTTCCGATCAAGAACTTCAAGAAATTGTTGAAAACGGATGAAAGCAAGAAATGGGGAAGTTTTGGGGAAAGGCTGGATTCCATTTTGAGTGATGTTGTGGGAAAGAAAGTTCGTTTTCCATCGGGAGTTACTTACGACGGTTTCGAATTGCCCAATGAAGTGGTCTGGATACAATCTCGGAAAGTCTTTATCGACGATGAGACACGTGAACCTGTGATCCGCTTCAAATTTGGGGAGGACATGGTGCCTTTTCTGATTGGCCTGAAAAAGTACGCGCAAATCCATGTGGTCGAAGTTCGGCCTTTAAGTTCCCGCTTTGCTGTGCGCCTATTCTTTGCCTTGAAAGCCAAAAGAGAAGAAGAGCGAAAATACCGGAACGTTACCCGCGTATCCTATGAACTGGAAGATTTGAAAGATCTCTTGGGGATCCAGGATAAATATAAAGGTCAATTCAAGGACTTCAACCGCTATGTAGTTCAGAAGTGTGTGAATCAGATCAATGAATACACCTCCATAAAAATCATTGAAGTAGAGCGTCAGAAAAAAGGTCGTGCAGTATCAGGTTTGACCTTTGTGGTGATCGATCAGAAGCCCAAGCATAATCCGGACATGAGCCTGCCTGAAGCTCCGGAAAGTCAACTCTCCTTATTTGACATGGTGCCGGAAGATCGGGACCTCAATGTACTCACCTATGCCCAGTGCAAAGCCTACAATTTATTGGTTGAAGCAGGTCTGTATGAAGGCATCGCCTTTCGCAGAATCATTCCCCGAATCAAAGGAGAAGCCCTGGATGGTTATGAAGACCTTTTCGTAAAATTGGCCCTGGATCATATTCGAGATAAAGCCTTCGAGTATACACCTGCAGTTATTGCCAATTGGTGGATCAACAAAGAGAGCTTCGATCCAGGTGGCGATTTTTCTCATGTCTGGGCTAGCATAGTCGAAAGAGTAATCGAATTCCGAAAGCATCAGCAGAAAAAAGAACCTGAGGCTTATCGCAACAGGCAACTAGCCAAAGGCATGAGTTGGGTCGAGTTTTGTGAACGGACGGGGATAGAGGATCCCGGAGATTTGATGAGAGAATAA
- a CDS encoding BT4734/BF3469 family protein: MIKGPFFKQKTILAQKKRKLSLSDYQDFKAAHFPAFLPHARIDPEKNKNLANCSTHSGLLAIEYDKLLSSELLKAKALLSSLPWISLIYTSISGKGLCAFVYLPHLSLKNHSIYYEAVASYLDNYLDLCHDPSGANLNRLRFFSYDPEVYFNPSPLPCPVKPTAANSLKNVPPKNYTYGMLGKESREYHLLRSIYQKLRDQGLALFSSYTSWLQGAYALINTFHLTLAKELFHLLASLSPGYKFFQAEEKLSKVIESIKRNIHSSRLRLGFGSLIYLLKKAIQGSSLKLWQFYRKRLYVQAQKELFAFMPGTAIKLKLRRAKLLRFMHRYAGLEALAPHLSTLKYLSHRFKVSPSQISSDLKALKEAGLITITLQEKHSLNRAHKLQLSEKALDLLCRAKNPPAKELAIATKAKNTHLAQSGPSSNFKPLYINIPLEASTSPSSSSSKNKKREIPAQKQAPDREREGSRGGKTHLPPQILPIARKAWEKFCASLAQTNTHNRPGPKTAQLFAKIALKHPQKIYAIAQQIVNKSPGKTPYFWLYDHCYSLNAHGPILNYSLSKQDLEKLSRMKVPPAERMRIISREDVDFPVLSLQGWSKYPLSVPSGIVYCTSIKGKLWLNQGGRKVIYGDLDPIGI, encoded by the coding sequence ATGATAAAAGGACCCTTCTTTAAGCAAAAGACCATTCTTGCCCAGAAAAAGCGCAAACTTTCTCTTTCAGACTATCAGGATTTTAAGGCGGCTCATTTTCCTGCTTTTTTGCCGCATGCTCGAATTGATCCGGAAAAGAACAAGAATCTGGCAAATTGCTCTACTCACTCTGGGCTTCTAGCCATTGAGTATGATAAGCTCCTTAGCTCAGAGCTTCTAAAGGCCAAAGCCCTACTCTCTAGCCTGCCCTGGATATCTCTCATCTATACCTCAATTTCAGGAAAAGGGCTTTGCGCCTTTGTGTATCTCCCCCACTTAAGTCTAAAAAATCATAGCATCTATTATGAAGCAGTAGCTAGCTACCTCGATAATTACCTCGATCTTTGCCATGATCCCTCCGGGGCCAATCTCAATCGCCTCCGATTTTTTTCTTATGATCCAGAAGTTTATTTCAATCCCTCTCCCCTCCCCTGCCCTGTCAAGCCTACTGCTGCTAATAGCCTCAAGAACGTTCCTCCCAAGAATTACACATATGGAATGTTAGGAAAAGAAAGCAGGGAATATCATTTGCTTCGCTCCATTTACCAAAAGCTACGCGATCAGGGCCTTGCTCTCTTTTCTTCTTATACCTCCTGGTTACAAGGAGCCTATGCCCTTATAAATACTTTCCACCTGACCCTTGCCAAAGAGCTTTTCCATCTACTTGCATCTTTATCGCCTGGCTATAAATTCTTTCAGGCCGAAGAGAAGCTTTCAAAAGTAATTGAGAGCATCAAGCGAAATATCCATTCCTCGCGCCTGCGCTTAGGCTTTGGGAGCCTTATCTATCTGCTCAAAAAAGCCATACAAGGCAGCAGCTTAAAGCTTTGGCAGTTTTATCGTAAAAGATTGTACGTACAAGCTCAAAAGGAGCTATTCGCTTTTATGCCAGGAACTGCCATAAAGCTTAAACTAAGAAGGGCAAAGCTCCTTCGTTTCATGCATCGCTACGCAGGCCTAGAAGCTTTAGCGCCCCATTTATCTACCCTTAAATATCTATCCCACAGATTCAAAGTAAGCCCTTCACAGATATCTTCAGACCTAAAGGCCTTAAAAGAAGCAGGGCTCATTACCATTACTTTACAAGAAAAGCACTCGCTTAATAGAGCTCATAAGCTCCAACTTTCTGAAAAAGCGCTCGATCTGCTTTGCCGTGCCAAGAACCCTCCAGCAAAAGAGCTGGCAATAGCTACAAAAGCTAAAAACACTCATTTAGCGCAATCTGGCCCATCTTCTAATTTTAAGCCCCTATATATAAATATTCCTTTGGAAGCCTCTACGAGTCCCTCTTCTTCTTCCTCAAAAAATAAAAAAAGAGAAATTCCCGCTCAAAAACAGGCTCCAGATCGGGAAAGGGAGGGGTCAAGGGGAGGGAAAACCCATTTGCCGCCTCAGATCCTCCCCATTGCCAGGAAGGCATGGGAAAAATTCTGCGCTTCCTTAGCTCAAACAAACACCCATAATCGCCCCGGACCCAAGACAGCCCAGCTTTTTGCCAAAATTGCCCTCAAACACCCCCAGAAAATCTATGCAATTGCCCAGCAAATCGTGAACAAATCCCCGGGCAAAACACCCTATTTTTGGCTATACGATCATTGCTATTCCCTAAATGCCCATGGGCCAATCTTAAATTACTCCCTCAGCAAACAGGACTTGGAAAAACTCTCCCGGATGAAAGTGCCTCCCGCCGAAAGAATGCGGATTATTTCCAGAGAAGATGTGGATTTTCCGGTCCTTTCCCTTCAAGGATGGAGCAAATACCCGCTTTCTGTGCCCAGCGGAATCGTGTACTGTACTTCCATTAAAGGGAAGCTTTGGCTGAACCAAGGAGGAAGGAAGGTCATTTATGGGGATTTGGATCCTATTGGAATATAA